The nucleotide window aaaaaataactatcgtattatatattcaagtaCAATCTTCTTGATTGGATTTGACTACTTCTAAAAACGTTAgggatttaaatttaagattacacattgaacataaatttatttagagaaAAAGCAACTAAGTAAAAAAGGGTATGCAATCTTTGGAAAGCAAACACTAAGGCACTAGAGGcataaaaaagtttcaataACAGAATGAATTAACGGTTTAAATTGGCTCACTTATTTTTTGGcgccattattatttaataattacgatGATGTCGGGTCATGGCTTAAATAGTAACAATATTGTTAGGAACACACTAAGTATGATTTAATGAAGCAAAAGTAAGACAAGTACATAAATCACTCACATTCCTTCAGGTCTGTCTCATTTCCGCTCTCATTCCGATCCGTGGATATTGCAAGGCTCTTTGCTTCTTCGCTGAATTTCGATGCAGTGCCGCGACTTGTGCTCCAATCGGCTAGCAACCACTTTTCTATTTTACTTTTCGACGACATTTTTACCAACTAATCACGCTGAGAAACGGTAAGTAACTAAGACAACCCTTGTTGGGTTCAATGCATTTTCGCAGGTAAAACTTTCATTGCACCCTTACTGCAGTCATTGTACGCCCTTCTAAGCCGGAACAATACCGTTTCGCCAACTGCTAACAAAAAAACGGCCTTTTTGCGATCTTAGTTTCTAAATAGATACCCATTTCTACGAACACAATTACTGGTTTTCATGTCTTCTCTTTCTAATAATTGGTGTATtggtatttgtttgttaatagaAATGAATGGTAATGTTAAAGTAAGAAATGTGAatgttatattgattattttcagTATCatattagattatatttacttatttctttaattagaaaagtataatattatatgaagaataaaaatgtattactatTTGTGTATCAGTCATGTAAGGTaccaacatttaataattaagatttcCTATACTTTGGATgtgttataataaagtttttaaggtAAATAGTGTCTCGGTACAAGCTGTAAGTGTTCGATACGAAAGCAACTTAAAGtcaatcattaattaaaattctactgaattgttttctaatttaataattttgattcgCGAGTATAGAATCGTTAATAAGGTAGACACAATTTAGGATCAGGTATTTTACCTACAggccatttttattttttaccatcACCCAGACGCAGAGGCCGCGCCACGCAGTTCAGATATGAAGAATGCTGAAGAAGATTTAACAGACACCTTTtcctaaatctaaataatgttaaattatattttatctccTGTTAAGTTATTACCCTCGCAAGGTCGACACATTTTTTTACCTAATTAACtcgaaatataaatcaattgatttatatttcgaGTTAATTAGAAGAGTTGaagagtttttaatataacgcgAGAAATGATGTAAAACGGTCTATAAAACGAATTTTAACGCGTTTTTGAGTGCTggccttttttttaaaccgcCAGTTTCTAACGTTCCAAACCATAGTAGAAGTTAGCTGCTagtaattttgataatttcgGCGTCGTGATTTTTTCGTAAAATCTTCAAGTGATTTAACTTACCCCGTGTAATTAAAGTTACAGTAATTACAAGATAGGTGTGACTGTttcatatgaatatttaattacagtatTTTCTAAGTTACGAAATGGCATCAAAATACGgctattttagtaatttaggAAATACCTCAATGTTCCATCtttaaccaaaaataaatgtcggggtaagataaataaacaaaactttcgATCTTACTCCGTTCCCAAGAGTCATACAAAAATTCGGTTGTTTTCAAACTTTAACTGTTAACAGGAAATAAATTGGCAACGTAACTAGTCGATACTTCCACGGCATCATGAATAAGGTACGTTACGGAATATGCAAtgataagtaaaaattaaataagtatttaaagatcttatttagtaaaattttagttttgcaATTAAATGGAAAGGTAATATATCAGAAATtggcaatattaaatatgctaacctaacctaacctaacctaaaaaatatttcattaattatggTTGAAGGTATATCGGGTAATAAtacctaattatttaataattgcaattgttttattcagtAACAATGCCGCGTAACTACGTACGAAAATCGTTACGTGCAACATCGGGACTCCTGAATTGCTTGAAACTGAGATGGCAAAATTTTGAAAACGTCTGTTTCAGTATTTCCCCGTTGGGGTAATAACAATATCAATCTTACCCCAACGATTTCGAAAAAAGTCAAATAGCAAAGTTGTAGATAATACAAAGAActaaaacttttgtatttacctacacttttttcacataacctcaaaatttatgtgaaaaagataaaaataaaaaaccaaaaacttggttttttgagtGGAGTCATATTACTGAATCGTAGTTAGTGAAAGTTACTGagattatttgaatatatccAGTGTTTAGTATTTTACGAGAATAGACAGAACCTACGCCACTTTTACCACTATCATGTATACCTGTCTAAGCAACGTCCAATGTATAAATAGCTCACTTCTAAGAATCTGTTTCTACGGCTGagcattattaatttacaattctaCATAGCATACTCTCTAATgtgaagttaataataatatgaacaatgtgttttagttttgtatttttgtagacTGTAGGAAAGAACTATGTTTATACCAAATTTGTCTATATCAACTATAGAGTCACCATTTTCGATCAAACCTTGTGAGAAAGTGGAATAAACGTCCGAAAAACTCACaagtgaaatttatttatacagttttttttatggcaatacttataactatttatacaGTTTTGATTCTGTATCGTAAGAAGTGTATAGGTAGGTACTAGgtatgttctataaaaaataaatgtcactGTTATTACTTCAAATGTCAAATATCATTTCCAATTTCAGTAAATCTTTTTAAGTTTCTAAAGATTAACAAGACCATAGAATGAAtcgaaaattaaatacttcatAACTCCAAGGTGCTTAATATCTCGCAAAGTAGGTATACGCTTGAGTGAGAGCATAattgtgatatttataaaaaaaatatacatacaatacatcatTGTTGATTGtgccttaatttttataaatgataaaaaattcacaagtttatattttgattttaaaaagattaacctgatttataataaaatcctaTTAATGTTTAAGTACGTTTGAGTATTAGAATGTTTAAAGAAAGCTTTCCTGGCTGATTTTGAAGTAGTtactcattaatattatttatttattttagacatGGAACCAGTTGTTgcccaaaaattaaaacaaaaaaaaccaatCAGTAAAACAAAGcttaagaaaacaataaagaatattgtatGCCGTCCTGATCCTGTAAACTGGTATGTTACTTTATCAAAAGACATGTTCAATGATTTGAATGAACAACAGATTTCAATTTATTCTAGAGGTTAACTTGATTaggcttttttttatttttctataactattatttatctaagttattagatttaaatatctcTTACATCTTAGGTGAGGACCTTACACAGTATAGTTTATTGTGaggaaagtataaataatgtatatgcaAACTTCACTTAGTCTAcatgtcatttatttattttaaggctATTAGCATCAAAAGAAGAACATTTAAGACTAGAAACAACTCTTCAGAAATATAGAGTGACTTTACCAGAGTTTAAAAAACCTCACTGGAATGACATTAAAGATTTACCCAAGGAAAAAAGACCAAGACCACCTCCGTGCAAGTAAGTGTTTCAATTATGTAGATGATCTTTAGAAGTATTTTCAAAGTATCCTTCTTCATAAAGCATGAGATAACTTATACatctttaataacaattacttgGATACAGATTTAGAACAGATAACAAGTTGTTTTAGATTAGTAGGAACTGATagttaattatcttttttctattagttaaatataaatatgtttagttTTGCCATTGGAAGGAAtctgaatttatatatttattaataatttgaaatggTTCAGTTCAGATTAATAAGAACATTTTTACTTATacattctttttttcttttatagaagAGTGGAAGGTCTAATATTTGGCTTATCAGAATGTCAAGAATCTCTAAAAACTGGACTTTGTTCAGGTATCCTAATAGAATCAGATGTGAATCCAAAAATCTTAATGGAGCCAATAATTGAAGATTGTTGTTCAAATTCTATACCATATCTTTGTTTAAATGGACTCAGAAAAATAAGTGCAATGAATTTTGGTATTTCTACTAGTTGTCTGGGTATCCAAAAAGGGTGCTTGTTGGACTTACAAAATGATGTCCAAGTCATTTtcaaacagaaatataaaccagaagtaaaaaatgtagttgacaatgaaaaagaaatttctGAAATCCCAATGGTTGTTGATGAtgtgaaagaaataaaaatatatccataTTTATATAGGAAAAGCAAGAAGGAAAGAGTTTTCAAACCTTCAGAGTATCAAGCAGTGAAAACTGTCACAGAAAAGTTTACTGGGCAAAACTTTATAGGGATTTCAGaagataagaaaaataatagtaaatctTATATGAATATGATTCTAAAAAGAATGTCTAATAATCCTAATagagtaaaactaaaaaaataaattatatttgacacaaaattgtttatttataatcttaatCTATGTCAAAAAAGACATCATATTACTCACTTCACTAGGAAATGTTAACACAGTGCCAACCAGAATGAGGCCATTTTGCCCCAAATTAGTTTGAGTACTTAAGTTAATTTTCCCAACATGTAGATGTTGgcaaaacttatttaactaAAGCCAATATTCACTGTCATTCCAAAGActgaatttcatttaatataagagCAGAGAATACAGTCTTTAAATGCCAGTAAAGTATGGTCCAAGTGCCATActccataaaaattatatatgtacataacaatataaatatatgaagtaCAACACTCTCGtagataacataatatatcttaCATTTCCATGCATtgcattcaatattttttacgttcaatttaatacaaattaaacatgttacaaaattatttctaaaataaatgactATTGTTTTAACCTGGCCTTATTctttagaataatataaatatataacaaattttaaataaaataataaaaagtttgattgtaaataaactatgcaacataaacaatttctaaattcttaaaagttaaatgattaaatttgGTACATAGTACCAATATGATTTATACCATCACAATAATCATTATTGCAACATAAcctaagattagctttttaaaatatacagaaagCAAATGTTATGAGGCACATTGAATTAGAAAGTTAACAGCAATAGATTAAGCAATAATTGGTTAGAAAGATActgaaagaaatatataattattgtgatttgtacattatttgtgtctaaacttaataaataccgCGATATGCTTCTTAGAAGCATATCTTGTCGTGTCAACTCAACTAAATGCCTACATTGGCAGACCCAGTTGATGTATTCaagtcaaaaaaaaatctttcaccaaatattcaataatgcTATAATTGTGTCAGTCGATATTAAAACCGCCAACTACAAAGTTAAATCCGTTTGACCGTTGAAATAAGGCTCGATTTACATTCGAAATTGAGATTAATTCAAGGTCAATGTCTCAATGCAACGGATGAGGAAGAGTCGCCTCGCTCGGCCTGTACCGGGCGAGGATTATAGCACACATTTTCTGGGCATCTGTTTCCTCAGGGTACGCATTCATGGCTTCAACTACCTGCACTTCTGGGAAAATGTTAGCCAAGTGGTAGTGCATCCGTCTACGCGCTTCCCACTGCTGAAGGGCGCCTTCCGAGGCACACGGAGACAGCGACGCCCCGGCCATGTAGAGGGGCATTGCACCCATCGCCCCGACTGGCGCCGAACAAACTCTGGAGGCGGTCGCGTGCAATCTGGGATCACAGGCCGGGTTCAAAGTCAGCTGTCTGGCGAGTTTTCTGTGGGGCTTTTCAGGCTGGTGGCTCGGCTGCGAGGGTCCCGGCTGTTGCGCTATATCGAAGTGCGTGGCGAGGGTGGGATCTGCCAGTCTTGGCGTAGCCGAATGCGCTCTAGCTAACGGTTTCTTCATGTCCGACGAGTGACCACCGGGCGGGAGGCTCAACGTATGCAGAGCGTGACGCGCCGCTCGCTCCGAGAGCGTTTCGGCGACGGATTTGTGCGGTCTGCCGGCGCGTTCGGGGTGATGGAACTTGCATTTGTTCCCGTAGGTACACTTGCGTCCGTAGGGGCAAGGCGGAGGGGGGTCCGTGCGGGAGGGAGGAGCTCTGAGGAAAGCATCCAAAGTGGGGCCGGACCTACCGAGAGGATCGTCCGGCGGCATAAATCTGTCGTTAACGAAGGTGTACATTAGGAGTCGTTCCTCGATGACTTTCCTGAATTCCGGGCTTTCGATGGCGAGATCTCGATAGTTGTCGTTGGAGACGACGACGCCGTCGGTTTCAGCAGCAAGTTTGAGGATATATCTATCGTCGTAGCAGACGAGTCGTTTTCCTCCGAGATGTCTGCTAGGGGTGTAGTGTAGGATTCTGTCGCGTTCGAGACGTTCCAAGCAATCCCTGTCAGAGACAGGGTTATCTGGTCTTGTGGCCTCTTTGCGCCATTTGGGCACAAACACCGATATGTCTTTGTGGCCTCGTGCTCGAAACCAATCCACGCATATCTCTATGCCTCGGCACGAGAATATCTCCATGTTGCCATGactgaaaataaaagtaaaatgagTAAGTAATGAATATACCAACCGGAACATTTTGTGACCAGACTGATGCGCGTTTAAAAACGCTTATGAGAATTTcaactttacaattatttgattaacttttaaaaattgcaaatcAAACACTTCGTATGATTCTTGATGCAGTAAAACACTAAAAAGATTAGTACCGGAAAAATGGGCGCTAAAAATTTTAGGCCCGGTCCTAAAACCTCAATGTTtgtgtcattatcatttaattcttaatagaTAAGTCggtcagccttctgtgccggACACAACCCGGTCTTGACTTTTTGGTTCTAACGCATGCCCGATAtcctaacgatgttttcaCTGTGTGATTTACCACTCGGAATACGCACATAGTCCATAGGTTCACagtatcgaacctacgacctcggaAATCAAAGTCACACGCTGAAACCTAGCCAAACACTGCTGCAAAACTTTCTATAGTTTGTGTGTTCACAATGAATAATATACagacataaataatatgaataagaaatattttttaaatttgaatattaaccTAACTACGTTAAACAGTTACACGTAATCAACTAATTGATAGTTAGTATAACGATTAGCTGACTTTTCGATAAGCATTTAGTGGTTAAATTCTTCcttatatttatcttatatacGTTATTACGTACGTATTTAGTTATGTACGTTACAAGGCCATTATTTAcgatttgataaataaactgatcatgtcatatatatatatgtccaGATTCGAGGATCACATTATCTTTATTGTACTTTAAAGTATAATCTTTTTGAGTGAATGTtattgtgccaaaaaattgaatattttttataaatttgattgcTTGATCAACAAATTAATGCTTCTTCATTTACATTTcatgccagttcttaaatcacgGACGAGAAATTCCGGTAATAATCATTCCGCCACCCCTTTAAATCGCCATGTTAAAACTGTGACTTGTTAATAAAAcaggtattaaattttttttataagaaaaccaCACAACACTGAAAAAGGATGGCATTCACTGACTTCTATAGAAAATCAAAATGCTAACATTTCAAGGTTAACAACAAGGTTTTCCctgtagaaattattaatataaaaaactaaacttgaCTATagttcagggtgtcggttttttgtgacggcgTGAAAATTTACTCTTATAATTTTTCCATAACGCgccaaaattaaaacttcaaaaatttaattacctcATAGCCACATTGCTGCCATCAATAACTATATGCCTCAATGGCGATCGGTCTGGTTGAGGTTCAGGATCTATCGGCTGTAGTGGCGAAACTGGCCGAATTGGCCGCTTGGAAGCCAACTTAATCAGCTCAGCTAGCAGCTCATTACGGGGCGGATCCGGTCCCAAACGCTTCAGCGCCGTGCGAGCGAGATGTTCTGAATAACCCAGCTTCAATGCGAAGTCTATTTTCGCCTGTAATACCATAAAGAGAGGTGTTAAGTTAGGTGTGTAGAAACGCTGTCAAATCTGTTGTGTGTGACACCTTTGAATATCTTGTTTGAAGTTTCTGTGAATATCTTATTCATTTTGTATTAGTAAGGAAAGTAGGTTTATGTGAAGACAGGcccaaaatttattttgttgcgAATCGAATCATACTGATTTGACGGATTACACATGTTCATATGAGTAATCCAAACCaagaattgtttatatatttgaaacatc belongs to Pieris rapae chromosome 2, ilPieRapa1.1, whole genome shotgun sequence and includes:
- the LOC110998559 gene encoding probable ribonuclease ZC3H12B isoform X4, with amino-acid sequence MYAIDNSQKYVESSLGWAGERGEDSSYDSECEEDVSHRTASRTPSDTLAAEFAEYVTLAPVSPPLNQAKIDFALKLGYSEHLARTALKRLGPDPPRNELLAELIKLASKRPIRPVSPLQPIDPEPQPDRSPLRHIVIDGSNVAMSHGNMEIFSCRGIEICVDWFRARGHKDISVFVPKWRKEATRPDNPVSDRDCLERLERDRILHYTPSRHLGGKRLVCYDDRYILKLAAETDGVVVSNDNYRDLAIESPEFRKVIEERLLMYTFVNDRFMPPDDPLGRSGPTLDAFLRAPPSRTDPPPPCPYGRKCTYGNKCKFHHPERAGRPHKSVAETLSERAARHALHTLSLPPGGHSSDMKKPLARAHSATPRLADPTLATHFDIAQQPGPSQPSHQPEKPHRKLARQLTLNPACDPRLHATASRVCSAPVGAMGAMPLYMAGASLSPCASEGALQQWEARRRMHYHLANIFPEVQVVEAMNAYPEETDAQKMCAIILARYRPSEATLPHPLH
- the LOC110998559 gene encoding probable ribonuclease ZC3H12C isoform X1, with translation MSNDSDLFISVPRSSLPEFYNKYLKLVETFYYVTLSEIKPAFPSPKKNFVNFKVTFNLNTGNENFKNEELIDRIQKYVESSLGWAGERGEDSSYDSECEEDVSHRTASRTPSDTLAAEFAEYVTLAPVSPPLNQAKIDFALKLGYSEHLARTALKRLGPDPPRNELLAELIKLASKRPIRPVSPLQPIDPEPQPDRSPLRHIVIDGSNVAMSHGNMEIFSCRGIEICVDWFRARGHKDISVFVPKWRKEATRPDNPVSDRDCLERLERDRILHYTPSRHLGGKRLVCYDDRYILKLAAETDGVVVSNDNYRDLAIESPEFRKVIEERLLMYTFVNDRFMPPDDPLGRSGPTLDAFLRAPPSRTDPPPPCPYGRKCTYGNKCKFHHPERAGRPHKSVAETLSERAARHALHTLSLPPGGHSSDMKKPLARAHSATPRLADPTLATHFDIAQQPGPSQPSHQPEKPHRKLARQLTLNPACDPRLHATASRVCSAPVGAMGAMPLYMAGASLSPCASEGALQQWEARRRMHYHLANIFPEVQVVEAMNAYPEETDAQKMCAIILARYRPSEATLPHPLH
- the LOC110998559 gene encoding probable ribonuclease ZC3H12B isoform X2, whose amino-acid sequence is MIGVIKLSESNQPKELLLDFATCVRARQFCIIIVVLTPTKPIRHFKKYVESSLGWAGERGEDSSYDSECEEDVSHRTASRTPSDTLAAEFAEYVTLAPVSPPLNQAKIDFALKLGYSEHLARTALKRLGPDPPRNELLAELIKLASKRPIRPVSPLQPIDPEPQPDRSPLRHIVIDGSNVAMSHGNMEIFSCRGIEICVDWFRARGHKDISVFVPKWRKEATRPDNPVSDRDCLERLERDRILHYTPSRHLGGKRLVCYDDRYILKLAAETDGVVVSNDNYRDLAIESPEFRKVIEERLLMYTFVNDRFMPPDDPLGRSGPTLDAFLRAPPSRTDPPPPCPYGRKCTYGNKCKFHHPERAGRPHKSVAETLSERAARHALHTLSLPPGGHSSDMKKPLARAHSATPRLADPTLATHFDIAQQPGPSQPSHQPEKPHRKLARQLTLNPACDPRLHATASRVCSAPVGAMGAMPLYMAGASLSPCASEGALQQWEARRRMHYHLANIFPEVQVVEAMNAYPEETDAQKMCAIILARYRPSEATLPHPLH
- the LOC110998560 gene encoding uncharacterized protein LOC110998560, coding for MEPVVAQKLKQKKPISKTKLKKTIKNIVCRPDPVNWLLASKEEHLRLETTLQKYRVTLPEFKKPHWNDIKDLPKEKRPRPPPCKRVEGLIFGLSECQESLKTGLCSGILIESDVNPKILMEPIIEDCCSNSIPYLCLNGLRKISAMNFGISTSCLGIQKGCLLDLQNDVQVIFKQKYKPEVKNVVDNEKEISEIPMVVDDVKEIKIYPYLYRKSKKERVFKPSEYQAVKTVTEKFTGQNFIGISEDKKNNSKSYMNMILKRMSNNPNRVKLKK
- the LOC110998559 gene encoding probable ribonuclease ZC3H12B isoform X3, yielding MIGVIKLSESNQPKELLLDFAKYVESSLGWAGERGEDSSYDSECEEDVSHRTASRTPSDTLAAEFAEYVTLAPVSPPLNQAKIDFALKLGYSEHLARTALKRLGPDPPRNELLAELIKLASKRPIRPVSPLQPIDPEPQPDRSPLRHIVIDGSNVAMSHGNMEIFSCRGIEICVDWFRARGHKDISVFVPKWRKEATRPDNPVSDRDCLERLERDRILHYTPSRHLGGKRLVCYDDRYILKLAAETDGVVVSNDNYRDLAIESPEFRKVIEERLLMYTFVNDRFMPPDDPLGRSGPTLDAFLRAPPSRTDPPPPCPYGRKCTYGNKCKFHHPERAGRPHKSVAETLSERAARHALHTLSLPPGGHSSDMKKPLARAHSATPRLADPTLATHFDIAQQPGPSQPSHQPEKPHRKLARQLTLNPACDPRLHATASRVCSAPVGAMGAMPLYMAGASLSPCASEGALQQWEARRRMHYHLANIFPEVQVVEAMNAYPEETDAQKMCAIILARYRPSEATLPHPLH